Proteins encoded in a region of the Caballeronia sp. M1242 genome:
- a CDS encoding DUF1479 domain-containing protein has protein sequence MALIIDDVPAAIRQAKKELRAALPNYREVFAEVEESIGAAAKRIAAQRDCGENVIPEIQFSDIIEQRVTAEQIALVKSRGACVIRSVFPRAQVQQWDDDIAQYVERNDLDKRLENRAEDKYFGQLASSKPQIYGVYWSKPQVLARQSESLTAARVFLNKLWRNESDGRVHFDPEHVPVYADRLRRRPPGSASLGLSAHCDGGSVERWIERNFRKVYRHVFSGNWREYDAFDAAFRTDVQEIASPAVCSMFRTFQGWTALTPQGPGDGTLQLVPIANSMVYILLRALQDDVADDDLCGAMPGRALSIKPEFHAPLFEALSSIPKMEAGDTVFWHSDVIHAVEDEHRGAGYSNVMYIASAPSCAKNDAYLKRQLPSFLKGESPPDFPTDHFEVDFIGRATADDLTALGKAQLGFNL, from the coding sequence ATGGCGCTCATAATCGACGACGTGCCGGCCGCAATCCGGCAGGCCAAAAAGGAGCTTCGCGCGGCGTTGCCGAACTACCGGGAGGTCTTCGCCGAAGTCGAAGAATCGATCGGCGCAGCGGCAAAGCGAATCGCAGCGCAGCGCGATTGCGGAGAAAACGTCATTCCGGAGATTCAGTTCTCCGACATCATCGAACAGCGCGTGACGGCCGAACAGATCGCGCTCGTCAAATCGCGCGGCGCATGCGTGATACGTAGCGTTTTCCCGCGCGCGCAGGTGCAGCAATGGGATGACGATATCGCGCAATACGTCGAGCGGAATGATCTCGACAAGCGCCTCGAAAACCGCGCCGAGGACAAGTACTTCGGTCAACTGGCCTCGAGCAAGCCGCAGATCTACGGCGTGTACTGGTCGAAGCCGCAAGTGCTGGCCCGTCAGTCGGAATCGCTGACCGCGGCGCGCGTCTTCCTAAACAAACTCTGGCGAAACGAAAGCGACGGACGCGTTCACTTCGATCCGGAACATGTGCCCGTCTATGCGGACCGTCTGCGCCGGCGGCCGCCGGGTTCGGCATCGCTGGGCTTGTCGGCGCATTGCGACGGCGGCTCAGTCGAACGCTGGATCGAAAGGAATTTTCGCAAGGTGTATCGCCACGTCTTTTCCGGCAACTGGCGCGAGTACGACGCCTTCGACGCCGCTTTCCGCACGGATGTGCAGGAGATCGCGTCTCCCGCTGTCTGCTCGATGTTCCGCACGTTCCAGGGCTGGACGGCGCTGACGCCGCAAGGCCCGGGCGACGGCACGCTGCAACTCGTGCCCATTGCCAACTCGATGGTGTACATCCTGTTGCGCGCGCTTCAGGACGATGTCGCCGACGATGACCTGTGCGGCGCAATGCCCGGTCGCGCGCTTTCGATCAAGCCGGAGTTTCATGCGCCGCTGTTCGAGGCGTTGTCGTCCATTCCCAAGATGGAAGCGGGCGACACCGTGTTCTGGCACAGCGACGTGATTCATGCCGTCGAAGACGAGCATCGGGGCGCGGGCTATAGCAATGTGATGTATATCGCCTCGGCGCCGTCGTGCGCCAAAAACGACGCGTATCTGAAGCGTCAGTTGCCGAGCTTCCTGAAAGGCGAAAGCCCGCCTGACTTTCCGACAGATCATTTCGAAGTCGACTTTATCGGCCGGGCGACGGCCGACGATTTGACTGCACTCGGCAAGGCCCAACTCGGTTTCAATCTGTAG
- a CDS encoding LysR family transcriptional regulator has protein sequence MDTLQNMRVFARVIQTGSFTAAAQSMNSTTGAMSRAVSELEAHLRTRLMNRSTRRLALTSAGERYLKRVVQILADIDGAEEEASCAHEHPSGTLRMFSFASVGQHYILPAIAQYRALYPDVKVELTLSQRMPDLFEGSSDVAVVSAAALSDSEVISHRLGSTFSILCASPEYIRARGAPMQPADLADHDCLTLQTPAFPAREWTLEGPQGRETLQISGPVQVNIAESLVVAIREGMGIGMLPLYAAIDGLRNGSLVRVLPQHTLQSTNLYALYASRKFIDAKTRTWVDFLRAHLPGVIARDEAALAEIMQRDASGGVALPMTQEHAAQVRH, from the coding sequence ATGGACACCCTACAGAACATGCGGGTATTCGCTCGCGTGATCCAGACCGGCAGCTTCACCGCCGCTGCGCAGTCGATGAACTCGACGACCGGCGCCATGTCGCGCGCCGTATCGGAACTCGAAGCGCATTTGCGCACGCGCTTGATGAATCGCTCGACGCGGCGTCTTGCGCTGACATCGGCAGGCGAGCGTTATCTGAAGCGCGTCGTGCAGATTCTCGCGGACATCGACGGGGCGGAAGAAGAAGCGAGCTGCGCGCACGAGCACCCGTCGGGCACGCTACGCATGTTCAGCTTCGCGAGCGTAGGGCAGCACTATATTCTTCCCGCCATCGCGCAATACCGCGCGTTGTATCCGGACGTGAAGGTCGAATTGACGCTGTCCCAGCGCATGCCCGATCTCTTCGAAGGCAGTAGCGACGTCGCGGTCGTCTCCGCAGCCGCGTTATCCGATTCCGAAGTGATTTCACATCGGCTCGGCAGCACGTTCAGCATTCTGTGCGCGTCGCCCGAGTACATTCGCGCGCGCGGCGCGCCGATGCAGCCCGCCGACCTCGCGGACCACGATTGCCTCACCTTGCAGACGCCGGCATTTCCCGCGCGCGAATGGACGCTCGAAGGACCGCAAGGCCGCGAGACCTTGCAGATCAGCGGGCCGGTGCAGGTGAATATCGCGGAGTCGCTTGTGGTGGCGATTCGCGAGGGCATGGGCATCGGCATGCTGCCGCTCTATGCCGCAATCGACGGCTTGCGCAACGGTTCGCTCGTGCGCGTGCTGCCGCAGCATACCCTTCAGTCCACGAATCTCTATGCGCTCTATGCGTCGCGCAAATTCATCGATGCAAAGACACGTACCTGGGTCGACTTCCTGCGTGCGCATCTTCCCGGCGTGATCGCCCGCGATGAAGCCGCGCTTGCCGAGATCATGCAACGCGATGCGTCAGGCGGCGTCGCGCTGCCGATGACTCAAGAGCACGCCGCGCAGGTGAGACACTAG
- the aroQ gene encoding type II 3-dehydroquinate dehydratase — protein sequence MKTFLMLHGVNHNMFGKRDPVQYGTATLADIDAQLHALAKELGVTVESYQTNNEGDMCERIHKAFTDQVDGVLINAGAWTHSSYGIRDALAILTVPVVEIHMSNIHAREAFRHHSVFAEIVKGQICGFGIDSYSLGLRAVVSAAA from the coding sequence ATGAAGACGTTTCTGATGCTGCATGGCGTGAATCACAACATGTTCGGCAAGCGCGATCCCGTTCAGTACGGAACGGCCACGCTCGCTGACATCGATGCGCAGCTTCACGCGCTGGCCAAAGAACTGGGCGTTACGGTCGAGAGTTATCAGACCAACAACGAAGGTGACATGTGCGAGCGAATCCACAAGGCGTTCACCGATCAGGTCGACGGCGTGCTGATCAATGCGGGTGCATGGACGCACTCCAGCTACGGCATACGAGACGCGCTCGCGATACTGACCGTGCCTGTCGTCGAGATTCACATGTCGAACATCCATGCGCGGGAAGCGTTTCGCCATCACTCGGTGTTCGCCGAAATCGTGAAAGGGCAGATCTGCGGCTTCGGCATCGACAGCTATTCGCTCGGGCTCCGCGCGGTGGTGTCGGCGGCTGCTTGA
- a CDS encoding helix-turn-helix domain-containing protein, with protein sequence MKPAYEHVEFGEDSSVRVYHRRLPRIPFEWHHHPEYELTLTMISHGKRYIGDAVNDYGAEDLVLVPPDLPHTWASNRSIEPSSPQVAIVIWFDGDWARRMADCCREYEPLRRLLRRAACGLAFEPPAGEWMRGRLDALLSNVARERLSAALDILCTLADAPGQPLASPSAFDQATTGPSGHEPERINRVLSMIDARFAEPLRLSELCAAASLSERTLTRYFVQHIGESVGRYITRVRIGHACRMLADTSLPVAVIAARSGFANVANFNRQFKAARHTTPADYRRQFAAAAPALNDDAALLTERSPSLERERKSSGERKRRSERDRSA encoded by the coding sequence ATGAAACCTGCATACGAGCATGTCGAGTTCGGCGAAGATAGTTCGGTCCGGGTTTACCATCGGCGGCTTCCGCGTATTCCGTTCGAGTGGCATCACCATCCCGAGTACGAGTTGACCCTGACGATGATTAGTCATGGCAAGCGCTACATCGGGGACGCGGTCAACGACTACGGCGCGGAAGATCTCGTCCTCGTCCCGCCCGATCTGCCGCATACGTGGGCGTCCAATCGCTCTATCGAGCCGTCTTCGCCGCAAGTGGCCATCGTTATCTGGTTCGACGGCGACTGGGCGCGGCGCATGGCGGATTGCTGTCGAGAATACGAGCCGCTGCGCAGGCTCTTGCGCAGGGCCGCGTGCGGACTAGCGTTCGAGCCGCCCGCCGGTGAATGGATGCGCGGCCGTCTGGACGCGTTGCTTTCGAACGTGGCACGCGAACGGCTGAGCGCGGCGCTCGATATCCTGTGCACGCTCGCCGACGCGCCCGGCCAGCCCCTCGCTTCACCGAGCGCCTTCGATCAGGCGACGACAGGTCCGTCCGGCCATGAACCGGAGCGCATCAACCGCGTGCTTTCAATGATCGATGCGCGTTTCGCGGAACCGCTGCGGCTGTCGGAACTCTGCGCAGCGGCCAGTTTGTCGGAGCGCACGCTCACGCGGTACTTCGTGCAGCATATTGGCGAGAGCGTCGGACGGTATATCACGCGTGTTCGCATCGGGCACGCGTGCCGCATGCTCGCCGACACTTCGCTGCCCGTGGCCGTCATTGCTGCCCGCTCGGGCTTCGCGAACGTCGCCAATTTCAATCGCCAGTTCAAGGCCGCGAGGCACACGACACCGGCCGACTATCGTCGGCAGTTCGCGGCAGCGGCGCCTGCTCTTAACGACGATGCGGCGTTGCTGACCGAGCGCTCGCCTTCGCTCGAACGCGAGCGCAAGTCATCTGGCGAGAGAAAGCGGCGAAGCGAGCGAGACCGAAGCGCCTAG
- the aroE gene encoding shikimate dehydrogenase yields MSDRYAVIGNPIGHTKSPLIHGLFAQETGQDMTYVAIEGPLEPENAFVDTVREFIAAGGKGMNVTAPFKLQAFAMSDERSERATLAGAINAMKFEDGRIIAENFDGVGLVRDIEENLHQPMAGKRVLILGAGGAVRGALLPFIAARPGEIVVANRDVEKAEGLVDQVMARDLLRACGYHALGSMGQFDLVVNATSASLTGQLPPVPSSVFSPTGGAYELAYGKGLTPFLRLARDAGVRTVADGVGMLIEQAAEAFAWWRGVRPQTRAVIDRLTVPLT; encoded by the coding sequence ATGAGCGACCGATACGCCGTGATCGGCAACCCGATCGGACACACCAAGTCTCCGCTTATCCACGGTCTGTTCGCGCAAGAGACCGGGCAGGATATGACATACGTCGCTATCGAAGGTCCTCTTGAACCCGAGAACGCCTTCGTCGATACGGTGAGGGAGTTCATCGCTGCGGGCGGCAAGGGCATGAACGTGACCGCACCGTTCAAGCTACAGGCGTTCGCCATGTCAGACGAGCGTAGCGAACGGGCCACGCTTGCGGGCGCGATCAACGCAATGAAGTTCGAGGACGGACGCATCATCGCCGAGAACTTCGATGGCGTCGGCTTGGTGAGGGATATCGAAGAGAATCTGCATCAGCCGATGGCGGGCAAACGAGTACTGATTCTCGGAGCCGGCGGCGCAGTGCGCGGCGCATTGCTGCCGTTTATCGCCGCAAGGCCGGGCGAAATCGTCGTTGCCAACAGGGACGTGGAGAAAGCAGAGGGGCTGGTGGATCAGGTCATGGCACGCGACTTACTGCGCGCGTGCGGGTATCACGCGCTCGGATCGATGGGCCAGTTCGATCTGGTCGTCAATGCGACGTCGGCGAGTCTCACCGGGCAACTGCCGCCCGTGCCGTCGAGTGTCTTCAGTCCGACCGGAGGCGCTTATGAACTGGCCTATGGCAAGGGACTCACACCGTTCCTGCGCCTGGCCCGTGATGCCGGCGTTCGAACCGTCGCCGACGGCGTCGGCATGCTGATCGAGCAAGCGGCCGAGGCCTTTGCGTGGTGGCGTGGCGTTCGCCCGCAGACGCGCGCTGTCATCGATCGTTTGACTGTTCCGCTTACGTGA
- a CDS encoding Gfo/Idh/MocA family protein: MEKTRIAVAGAGYIGLEHIRVIRESTSCVLSAVVDPSAAAGEFAATAGVPHYRSLDELISKDRPDGVVLATPNQLHVPHALLCMQAGLPMLLEKPIAPTVDEAEALVAAADRYDASVLIGHHRAHSPIMKRAKEIIEKGTLGPLVAVMGSALFFKPDHYFTDAPWRKAPGGGPILLNLIHEIHNLRMLCGDIVAVQAFSSNATRGFEVEDTAAIILRFASGALGTFLLSDTAASARSWEQTSQENKAYSSCSDEDCYAIAGTFGSLSIPTMRLKTYAKAEDRSWWKPFDVSVADVTRDDPLKHQMEHFGRVIRGEASPLVTARDGLQNLRITDAIVTAARTGCVVETSVAAAKN, translated from the coding sequence ATGGAGAAAACACGCATCGCCGTTGCCGGTGCCGGTTACATCGGTCTCGAACACATTCGCGTGATTCGGGAAAGTACTTCGTGCGTGCTGTCGGCGGTCGTCGATCCCTCGGCAGCCGCGGGCGAATTCGCGGCCACTGCGGGCGTTCCGCACTACCGGTCTCTTGACGAGCTTATCTCGAAGGACCGCCCCGATGGTGTCGTGCTAGCCACGCCGAATCAATTGCACGTCCCGCATGCGCTGCTGTGCATGCAAGCCGGCTTGCCGATGCTGCTGGAGAAGCCGATTGCTCCGACCGTCGACGAGGCCGAAGCACTCGTTGCCGCCGCCGACCGATACGACGCGTCGGTGCTCATCGGGCATCACCGCGCGCACAGCCCGATCATGAAGCGGGCCAAGGAGATCATCGAAAAGGGGACGCTCGGTCCGCTCGTTGCAGTGATGGGCAGCGCGTTATTCTTCAAGCCCGATCACTATTTCACGGACGCGCCGTGGCGCAAGGCGCCGGGTGGCGGCCCCATCTTGCTGAATCTGATTCACGAGATCCACAATCTTCGCATGCTCTGCGGCGACATCGTGGCCGTGCAGGCGTTCTCATCGAATGCGACGCGGGGGTTCGAGGTCGAAGATACCGCTGCCATCATCTTGCGTTTCGCGAGCGGCGCACTGGGCACGTTTTTGTTATCGGATACAGCGGCGAGCGCCCGAAGCTGGGAACAGACCTCGCAGGAAAACAAAGCGTATTCGTCGTGCTCGGATGAAGATTGCTATGCGATCGCAGGCACCTTCGGATCGTTGTCGATTCCGACCATGCGGCTCAAGACCTACGCGAAAGCGGAGGATCGCTCGTGGTGGAAGCCGTTCGATGTGAGCGTCGCCGACGTGACGCGCGACGATCCGCTCAAGCATCAGATGGAGCACTTCGGGCGAGTCATACGAGGCGAAGCGAGTCCTCTCGTCACCGCGCGCGACGGCTTGCAGAACCTTCGAATCACCGATGCGATCGTGACGGCCGCCAGGACGGGATGTGTTGTGGAGACGTCCGTCGCGGCTGCTAAAAACTAG
- a CDS encoding FUSC family protein — translation MSFMDRPGERAPFARDLFDGLRDWLATDGALWLHLSKTLIAAFLAMGLAMRLELPQPRIAMTTTFVLMQPFSGMVLAKSVYRFAGTLLGMVAALVLGAICVQQAELYAIGLTIWVATCTALAVRYRQYRWYGWALAGYTAALIGAPLVTAPGQLLLATLTRGAEVMLGIVCSGLVSALLLPRHASAKLTATLAQREAAFRMLTGEILRGRLKRSARERHYAGLVADIVGFEATRRLAAYENPALRPQRMLLSQLNSAFMNACARLHALDQSFKRLRADMACPALAACLSEFADLLDSTDCDRHALMHFRTSVSSRLPDASPIDIVTCAELLERLISDMDRIARLRAALSAGHRDDMPLAHYVAKTDGFVVATTFARTAMVMAAVAAFWIATAWPSGGFALIGATLACGLSSASARPARFVAEMAVGTAGAMIIGYIFLCRVYPAIDGFPLLCAMLSPPLALGTFIAMRRPTAGYGVGFCVFFCLLAAPDNVIVYDPATLLNNGIAILVSMLVTSAACAILVPPHTPWLVGKTLAALRAQAALACEGPLASLSERFHSGTHDLMSQLLALSAQSSRGHRRALAWMLVTLEVGQAMIDLRTLKAALDVDGIPPPIRLTWASSVALMLRDVAMLFRMPSSASLRRAINSVVRSIFAAEALVECAKASSVDGGEWMRDLRRILACLHLIRGALIDSDAPFGASR, via the coding sequence ATGTCGTTCATGGATCGGCCGGGCGAGCGCGCCCCCTTCGCGCGAGATTTATTCGACGGCTTGCGCGACTGGCTGGCAACGGATGGCGCGCTGTGGCTGCATCTGTCCAAGACACTCATTGCGGCGTTCCTCGCAATGGGTCTCGCCATGCGTCTCGAGTTGCCGCAACCGCGCATTGCGATGACGACGACGTTCGTCCTGATGCAGCCATTCTCGGGCATGGTGCTCGCCAAGAGCGTCTATCGCTTCGCGGGCACGCTGCTCGGCATGGTCGCCGCGCTCGTGCTTGGCGCCATATGCGTGCAGCAAGCGGAGTTATATGCCATCGGCTTGACGATATGGGTGGCGACCTGCACCGCGCTGGCGGTGCGATATCGGCAGTATCGCTGGTACGGCTGGGCGCTGGCGGGCTATACGGCTGCGCTCATCGGCGCGCCGCTCGTCACGGCGCCCGGTCAGCTTCTGCTCGCGACGCTCACGCGAGGCGCGGAAGTCATGCTCGGCATCGTGTGCTCGGGCTTAGTCAGTGCGTTGCTTCTACCGCGGCATGCAAGCGCGAAACTCACTGCGACGCTCGCGCAACGCGAGGCCGCATTCAGGATGCTTACCGGAGAGATACTGCGCGGCCGCCTCAAGCGAAGCGCGCGCGAGCGCCATTACGCCGGACTGGTCGCGGATATCGTCGGCTTCGAAGCAACTCGGCGTCTCGCGGCGTATGAGAATCCCGCGTTGCGTCCTCAACGCATGCTGCTCTCGCAATTGAATAGCGCGTTCATGAATGCGTGCGCGCGGCTTCATGCGCTCGACCAGTCGTTCAAGCGGCTGCGCGCCGATATGGCGTGCCCCGCGCTCGCGGCCTGCCTGAGTGAGTTTGCAGATCTGCTCGATTCGACCGATTGCGACCGGCACGCTCTCATGCACTTCAGAACGTCGGTATCGTCCCGCCTGCCGGATGCATCGCCGATAGACATCGTCACATGCGCGGAACTCCTCGAACGATTGATCAGCGACATGGACCGCATAGCGCGATTGCGCGCGGCACTGTCCGCAGGTCACCGCGATGACATGCCGCTCGCGCACTATGTCGCGAAGACGGACGGCTTCGTGGTCGCCACGACATTCGCCCGCACGGCGATGGTGATGGCGGCCGTCGCGGCCTTCTGGATCGCCACTGCATGGCCGAGCGGCGGGTTCGCGCTGATCGGCGCGACGCTGGCTTGCGGACTGTCGTCGGCATCGGCGCGACCGGCGCGGTTCGTGGCGGAGATGGCTGTGGGAACGGCAGGCGCAATGATCATCGGATATATCTTCTTGTGCCGCGTCTATCCCGCGATTGATGGCTTCCCGCTGCTTTGCGCGATGCTTTCGCCACCGCTCGCGTTGGGCACTTTCATTGCGATGCGTCGGCCGACAGCGGGCTACGGCGTGGGGTTCTGCGTCTTCTTCTGCCTGCTTGCCGCGCCCGATAACGTCATCGTCTATGACCCGGCCACGCTCTTGAACAACGGCATTGCCATTCTTGTCTCCATGCTCGTCACGTCGGCGGCATGCGCCATTCTCGTGCCGCCTCATACGCCGTGGCTCGTCGGCAAGACGCTTGCCGCATTGCGTGCGCAAGCCGCGCTCGCCTGCGAAGGCCCTCTGGCTTCGCTGAGCGAACGCTTTCATTCAGGCACGCATGATCTGATGTCTCAACTGTTGGCGCTTTCCGCTCAGTCTTCGCGAGGACATCGTCGCGCACTGGCGTGGATGCTCGTCACGCTCGAAGTAGGACAGGCGATGATCGATCTGCGCACGCTGAAAGCAGCGCTCGACGTCGATGGGATTCCACCGCCCATTCGTCTCACATGGGCATCATCTGTGGCGCTGATGCTTCGTGACGTCGCCATGCTCTTTCGCATGCCCTCCAGTGCGTCGCTTCGGCGCGCGATCAACTCGGTCGTGCGCTCAATCTTCGCCGCGGAAGCGCTCGTCGAATGCGCGAAAGCGTCGAGTGTGGATGGCGGCGAATGGATGCGCGACCTGCGCCGCATTCTGGCGTGCCTGCATCTCATACGCGGCGCGCTGATCGATTCGGATGCGCCTTTTGGCGCTTCTCGCTGA
- a CDS encoding acetyl-CoA hydrolase/transferase family protein: protein MFEDRIRCAALRGKITSAADAAQLVRNGMRVGASGFTRAGDAKAVPLEIARRAREERDPLRITLMTGASLGNDIDRILTEAGALERRLPFQVDATLRRAINRGDVMFVDQHLSETVELLRDQRLGALDIAIIEAVAITESGGIVPSTSVGNSATFATLAQKVIVEINLAQPLTLEGLHDIWSPAPRPSRAPLPLVSPSDRIGGTCIDVPIEKIAAIVITNQPDSPSTVLPADEETAMIAGHLIEFFQHEVSRGRLPKTLPPLQAGIGTIANAVLSGFAASPFEALTLYSEVLQDSAFDLFDAGKLAFASGASITLSAKRQEQVLRNLDRYRDRLVLRPQEVSNHPEVIRRLGLIAINTALEADIYGNVNSTHVGGTHMMNGIGGSGDFARNASYAVFATKSIAKDGCISSIVPLVPHCDHNEHDVDVIVTERGLANLTGLAPRERALTVIDKCAHPLYRDFLRDYYRDAQARGGHTPHCLEKAFALHERFARTGSMLQDAGPLQRGD, encoded by the coding sequence ATGTTCGAAGACCGCATTCGTTGTGCCGCGCTACGCGGAAAGATCACATCCGCAGCTGACGCAGCGCAGCTCGTGCGCAATGGCATGCGCGTGGGCGCAAGCGGCTTTACCCGCGCTGGCGATGCGAAAGCGGTACCCCTCGAAATAGCGCGCCGCGCGCGCGAGGAACGCGATCCGCTGCGCATCACACTCATGACCGGCGCGTCGCTCGGCAACGACATCGACCGCATTCTCACGGAAGCGGGCGCGCTGGAGCGTCGCTTGCCGTTTCAGGTCGATGCCACGTTGCGTCGCGCCATCAATCGCGGCGACGTCATGTTCGTCGATCAGCATCTCTCGGAGACCGTCGAGCTATTGCGCGACCAGCGCCTCGGCGCACTCGATATCGCGATCATCGAAGCGGTTGCGATCACTGAGTCGGGTGGCATCGTTCCGAGCACATCCGTCGGCAATTCAGCGACATTCGCGACGCTTGCGCAGAAGGTCATCGTGGAGATCAATCTCGCGCAGCCTTTGACGCTTGAAGGCTTGCACGATATCTGGTCGCCCGCGCCGCGCCCGTCGCGCGCGCCGCTGCCGCTCGTTAGCCCAAGCGATCGTATCGGTGGCACTTGCATCGACGTTCCCATCGAAAAGATTGCGGCCATCGTCATCACGAATCAGCCTGACAGTCCTTCGACGGTGCTGCCCGCCGATGAAGAAACCGCGATGATCGCCGGTCATCTCATCGAGTTCTTCCAGCATGAAGTGTCGCGCGGCCGTCTGCCGAAGACCTTGCCGCCATTGCAGGCGGGCATCGGCACCATTGCTAACGCGGTGCTGTCGGGGTTCGCCGCGTCGCCCTTCGAAGCACTCACGCTCTATTCCGAGGTGTTGCAAGACTCGGCCTTCGATCTCTTCGATGCGGGCAAGCTCGCCTTCGCGTCCGGCGCGTCCATAACGCTGTCGGCCAAACGCCAGGAACAGGTCCTGCGCAATCTTGACCGTTATCGCGACCGGCTCGTGCTGCGCCCGCAAGAAGTAAGCAATCATCCCGAAGTCATTCGCCGGCTTGGACTCATTGCGATCAACACGGCGCTCGAAGCCGATATCTACGGCAACGTGAATTCGACGCACGTGGGCGGCACGCACATGATGAACGGCATCGGCGGATCGGGCGACTTCGCGCGCAATGCATCATATGCAGTCTTCGCGACGAAATCGATCGCGAAGGACGGCTGCATTTCGAGCATCGTTCCACTGGTGCCGCATTGCGATCACAACGAACACGATGTGGACGTGATCGTCACCGAGCGCGGACTCGCGAACCTGACCGGCCTTGCGCCTCGTGAACGTGCGCTGACGGTGATCGACAAGTGCGCGCACCCGCTGTATCGCGATTTCCTGCGCGACTATTACCGCGACGCACAAGCACGCGGCGGCCACACACCGCATTGCCTGGAGAAGGCTTTCGCGCTGCATGAACGCTTTGCAAGAACCGGCTCGATGCTGCAAGACGCCGGCCCGCTTCAGCGGGGCGACTAG
- a CDS encoding LysR family transcriptional regulator — protein MSPSELPDLKLLQLFDLLYDVRSVTRAAEQLGQSQPTISIWLGRLREYLQDPLFVRTPGGMTPTPQADALIGPCREILESLRRFAAWEISFDPSTAKRRFRICMTDASHITLLPRILARVRAEAPGIRLEAARIDGNTERALESGEADLAIGNVPWLGGGMYQQQLYMQDWVCLVNRTHARVRSRLTLKQYRSEGHVVIAGGTGAQQLEQALLRENIERDVVLELPGMLGLGSIIASTDLIATLPRNIGETLARVNGIAVHSCPLPVDQFAVRQHWHAKYHHEAGNRWLRSIVADLFLDRS, from the coding sequence GTGAGCCCATCCGAACTTCCTGATCTCAAACTGCTTCAGCTTTTCGACCTGCTGTATGACGTGCGTAGCGTCACGCGGGCAGCGGAGCAACTCGGCCAAAGCCAGCCGACCATCAGCATCTGGCTGGGGCGTCTGCGTGAGTATCTGCAAGACCCGCTCTTTGTTCGCACGCCGGGCGGCATGACGCCGACGCCTCAAGCCGACGCGCTCATCGGTCCGTGCCGAGAGATACTCGAATCGCTTCGACGCTTTGCCGCATGGGAAATTTCGTTCGACCCAAGCACCGCCAAGCGCCGCTTTCGCATCTGCATGACAGACGCGAGTCATATCACGCTTTTGCCGCGAATCCTGGCACGCGTGCGCGCCGAGGCGCCCGGTATTCGGCTTGAAGCCGCCCGGATTGACGGGAACACCGAGCGGGCGCTGGAGTCCGGTGAAGCCGATCTTGCCATCGGAAATGTTCCCTGGCTCGGCGGCGGCATGTATCAGCAACAGCTGTACATGCAGGATTGGGTGTGCTTGGTCAATCGAACTCACGCGCGGGTGCGCAGCAGGCTGACGCTGAAGCAGTACCGTAGCGAGGGGCATGTGGTCATCGCAGGCGGCACGGGAGCTCAGCAGCTCGAACAAGCCTTATTGCGCGAGAACATCGAACGGGACGTTGTGCTCGAGCTTCCGGGCATGCTCGGGCTGGGATCCATCATCGCATCGACGGATTTGATCGCCACGTTGCCGAGGAACATTGGCGAGACACTCGCCCGAGTCAATGGCATCGCGGTACATTCGTGCCCTCTACCGGTCGACCAGTTCGCCGTGCGACAGCACTGGCATGCGAAGTATCACCACGAGGCAGGCAACCGGTGGCTTCGTTCTATCGTGGCTGATCTCTTTCTCGATAGAAGCTAG